The following are encoded together in the Tripterygium wilfordii isolate XIE 37 chromosome 18, ASM1340144v1, whole genome shotgun sequence genome:
- the LOC119984606 gene encoding cyclic nucleotide-gated ion channel 1-like isoform X1, which translates to MRYNIRDEEKGESGENSEEETDGKLDQKIQNIRTLRESVKWIKKILIVLLAIEISLVDPLFFHIPVINDHRKCVRLDKKLGTAVVVFRSLIDSFYVIYIIAQLHKHLLVAHYRKDQDEDQYTRLGKYLFLIDFLAVLPLPQVVILIIPAMRGSRFLNAMYLLRTVVLCQFVPRSFRAYLFISSGTFGEPAMARVKFSPFVFMLGIDVIGALWYFLSIERLVQCWTKACEIHVGCVNSFYCKDNIGDHTSLKDFCPIGTDSRKTEFFDFGIFSDALQTRVVETTNFPKKLLYCFQWSLQNLSGFGQNLKTSTYISENLFAISTSILGMLLFLLLIGNLQTSMESQRKKKEKNILKAIESIENWPLLKKLSVNLKQDIKKYLKHNWENKTTDAGIILHELPTNLKKSIERALGLELLMKVKAFKPIPQNELDDLSESIEMQLFREGDCIMHEGNTTNKMVFIMQGEVEVRSSLSDINPINVLQDGDLCGEEVTWDIFNAWSSELPESTMTINALTGGLALVLPAHAVRYFLYELCYSLRRRIRHELCFDLLKKVKAFKPIGQNELDDLIDSIELLSFGKGEYIVHDGETINNMVFILQGKLDAHSSHSESNVLKDGDLYGEEVTWDELPRSTMSIKALTRVTALVIRADIVRDFLHHLPEDLKRSIRHEFER; encoded by the exons ATGAG GTACAACATAAGAGATGAAGAGAAAGGAGAAAGCGGAGAAAATTCGGAGGAAGAAACAGATGGGAAGCTAgatcaaaagattcaaaacaTAAGAACGCTTCGTGAGAGTGTGAAGTGGATTAAGAAGATACTTATAGTTTTATTAGCCATTGAGATCTCATTAGTGGATCCTCTCTTCTTCCATATCCCCGTGATCAATGACCACCGGAAGTGTGTTCGCTTGGACAAAAAGCTGGGGACTGCAGTTGTGGTTTTTCGTTCACTCATCGATTCCTTTTATGTGATTTATATCATTGCTCAACTTCATAAACATTTATTGGTGGCGCATTATAGAAAAGATCAAGATGAAGATCAGTACACAAGGTTAGGGAAATATCTTTTCCTAATTGACTTTCTAGCTGTTCTTCCTCTACCACAG GTGGTTATATTGATCATCCCAGCAATGAGAGGCTCCAGGTTCTTGAATGCGATGTACTTGTTGAGAACTGTTGTCCTTTGCCAATTTGTACCTAGGTCTTTTCGGGCATACCTTTTCATTTCTTCAGGCACTTTTGGAGAACCTGCAATGGCAAGAGTCAAGTTCAGTCCATTTGTCTTCATGCTAGGCATTGAT GTTATCGGAGCCTTATGGTACTTTCTCTCCATTGAGCGATTAGTGCAATGCTGGACCAAAGCCTGTGAAATTCATGTTGGGTGTGTCAACTCCTTTTACTGCAAGGACAATATTGGAGACCATACCTCTCTGAAAGATTTTTGCCCCATAGGCACAGATTCCCGAAAGACCGAGTTCTTTGACTTTGGAATATTTAGTGATGCTCTTCAGACTCGTGTTGTGGAAACTACAAATTTTCCAAAGAAGTTGTTATACTGCTTCCAATGGAGTCTACAAAATCTTAG TGGCTTTGGTCAAAACCTCAAAACAAGCACCTATATCTCGGAAAACTTATTTGCAATATCAACGAGCATATTGGGTATGCTTTTGTTTTTACTTCTCATTGGAAACCTGCAG ACATCTATGGAGtctcaaagaaagaagaaagaaaaaaatatattgaaagcTATAGAGAGCATAGAGAATTGGCCGCTGCTCAAAAAGCTCTCTGTGAATCTCAAACAGGATATTAAAAAATACCTTAAACATAATTGGGAAAACAAAACCACCGATGCAGGTATTATTCTACATGAGCTTCCCACTAATCTCAAGAAGAGCATAGAGCGCGCCCTTGGCTTGGAATTATTGATGAAG GTAAAGGCGTTTAAACCCATTCCTCAAAATGAGTTGGATGATCTTTCTGAGTCTATTGAGATGCAGCTATTCAGAGAAGGTGATTGCATTATGCATGAGGGAAATACGACTAATAAGATGGTCTTTATCATGCAAGGAGAGGTAGAGGTCCGTAGTTCTCTCAGTGACATAAACCCCATTAACGTCCTACAAGATGGTGACCTCTGTGGAGAAGAAGTTACATGGGATATTTTTAATGCTTGGTCATCTGAGCTCCCCGAGTCAACTATGACTATTAACGCCCTCACGGGTGGTCTAGCCCTTGTTCTCCCAGCCCATGCAGTGAGATATTTTCTCTATGAACTTTGCTACTCCCTCCGAAGGAGGATAAGGCATGAACTTTGCTTTGATTTACTTAAGAAG GTAAAGGCGTTTAAACCCATTGGTCAAAATGAGCTAGATGATTTGATTGACTCTATTGAGCTGCTGTCATTTGGAAAAGGTGAATACATTGTGCATGATGGAGAGACAATTAATAACATGGTCTTCATCCTGCAAGGAAAGCTAGATGCCCATAGTTCTCACAGTGAATCTAATGTCCTAAAAGATGGTGACCTCTATGGAGAAGAAGTTACATGGGATGAGCTGCCCAGGTCAACTATGTCTATTAAAGCCCTCACTAGAGTTACTGCCCTTGTTATCCGTGCCGATATAGTCAGAGATTTTCTTCATCACCTTCCTGAAGACCTCAAAAGGAGCATACGCCATGAATTCGAACGATGA
- the LOC119984606 gene encoding cyclic nucleotide-gated ion channel 1-like isoform X2, whose amino-acid sequence MRYNIRDEEKGESGENSEEETDGKLDQKIQNIRTLRESVKWIKKILIVLLAIEISLVDPLFFHIPVINDHRKCVRLDKKLGTAVVVFRSLIDSFYVIYIIAQLHKHLLVAHYRKDQDEDQYTRLGKYLFLIDFLAVLPLPQVVILIIPAMRGSRFLNAMYLLRTVVLCQFVPRSFRAYLFISSGTFGEPAMARVKFSPFVFMLGIDVIGALWYFLSIERLVQCWTKACEIHVGCVNSFYCKDNIGDHTSLKDFCPIGTDSRKTEFFDFGIFSDALQTRVVETTNFPKKLLYCFQWSLQNLSGFGQNLKTSTYISENLFAISTSILGIILHELPTNLKKSIERALGLELLMKVKAFKPIPQNELDDLSESIEMQLFREGDCIMHEGNTTNKMVFIMQGEVEVRSSLSDINPINVLQDGDLCGEEVTWDIFNAWSSELPESTMTINALTGGLALVLPAHAVRYFLYELCYSLRRRIRHELCFDLLKKVKAFKPIGQNELDDLIDSIELLSFGKGEYIVHDGETINNMVFILQGKLDAHSSHSESNVLKDGDLYGEEVTWDELPRSTMSIKALTRVTALVIRADIVRDFLHHLPEDLKRSIRHEFER is encoded by the exons ATGAG GTACAACATAAGAGATGAAGAGAAAGGAGAAAGCGGAGAAAATTCGGAGGAAGAAACAGATGGGAAGCTAgatcaaaagattcaaaacaTAAGAACGCTTCGTGAGAGTGTGAAGTGGATTAAGAAGATACTTATAGTTTTATTAGCCATTGAGATCTCATTAGTGGATCCTCTCTTCTTCCATATCCCCGTGATCAATGACCACCGGAAGTGTGTTCGCTTGGACAAAAAGCTGGGGACTGCAGTTGTGGTTTTTCGTTCACTCATCGATTCCTTTTATGTGATTTATATCATTGCTCAACTTCATAAACATTTATTGGTGGCGCATTATAGAAAAGATCAAGATGAAGATCAGTACACAAGGTTAGGGAAATATCTTTTCCTAATTGACTTTCTAGCTGTTCTTCCTCTACCACAG GTGGTTATATTGATCATCCCAGCAATGAGAGGCTCCAGGTTCTTGAATGCGATGTACTTGTTGAGAACTGTTGTCCTTTGCCAATTTGTACCTAGGTCTTTTCGGGCATACCTTTTCATTTCTTCAGGCACTTTTGGAGAACCTGCAATGGCAAGAGTCAAGTTCAGTCCATTTGTCTTCATGCTAGGCATTGAT GTTATCGGAGCCTTATGGTACTTTCTCTCCATTGAGCGATTAGTGCAATGCTGGACCAAAGCCTGTGAAATTCATGTTGGGTGTGTCAACTCCTTTTACTGCAAGGACAATATTGGAGACCATACCTCTCTGAAAGATTTTTGCCCCATAGGCACAGATTCCCGAAAGACCGAGTTCTTTGACTTTGGAATATTTAGTGATGCTCTTCAGACTCGTGTTGTGGAAACTACAAATTTTCCAAAGAAGTTGTTATACTGCTTCCAATGGAGTCTACAAAATCTTAG TGGCTTTGGTCAAAACCTCAAAACAAGCACCTATATCTCGGAAAACTTATTTGCAATATCAACGAGCATATTGG GTATTATTCTACATGAGCTTCCCACTAATCTCAAGAAGAGCATAGAGCGCGCCCTTGGCTTGGAATTATTGATGAAG GTAAAGGCGTTTAAACCCATTCCTCAAAATGAGTTGGATGATCTTTCTGAGTCTATTGAGATGCAGCTATTCAGAGAAGGTGATTGCATTATGCATGAGGGAAATACGACTAATAAGATGGTCTTTATCATGCAAGGAGAGGTAGAGGTCCGTAGTTCTCTCAGTGACATAAACCCCATTAACGTCCTACAAGATGGTGACCTCTGTGGAGAAGAAGTTACATGGGATATTTTTAATGCTTGGTCATCTGAGCTCCCCGAGTCAACTATGACTATTAACGCCCTCACGGGTGGTCTAGCCCTTGTTCTCCCAGCCCATGCAGTGAGATATTTTCTCTATGAACTTTGCTACTCCCTCCGAAGGAGGATAAGGCATGAACTTTGCTTTGATTTACTTAAGAAG GTAAAGGCGTTTAAACCCATTGGTCAAAATGAGCTAGATGATTTGATTGACTCTATTGAGCTGCTGTCATTTGGAAAAGGTGAATACATTGTGCATGATGGAGAGACAATTAATAACATGGTCTTCATCCTGCAAGGAAAGCTAGATGCCCATAGTTCTCACAGTGAATCTAATGTCCTAAAAGATGGTGACCTCTATGGAGAAGAAGTTACATGGGATGAGCTGCCCAGGTCAACTATGTCTATTAAAGCCCTCACTAGAGTTACTGCCCTTGTTATCCGTGCCGATATAGTCAGAGATTTTCTTCATCACCTTCCTGAAGACCTCAAAAGGAGCATACGCCATGAATTCGAACGATGA
- the LOC119984538 gene encoding cyclic nucleotide-gated ion channel 1-like isoform X1 — MRYNVRDEEKGESGENSEEETDGKLDQKIQNIRTLHESVKWIKKILIVLLAIEISLVDPLFFHIPVINDHRKCVRLDKKLGTAVMVFRSLIDSFYVIYIIAQLHKHLLVARSRKDQDEDQYARLGKYLFLIDFLAVLPLPQVVILIIPAMRGSRFLNAMYLLRTVVLCQFVPRSFRAYLFISSGTFGEPAMARVKFSPFVFMLGIDVIGALWYFLSIERLVQCWTKACEIHVGCVNSFYCKDSIGDHTSLKDFCPIGTDSRKTEFFDFGIFSDALLTRVVETTNFPKKLLYCFQWSLQNLSGFGQNLKTSTYISENLFAISTSILGMLLFLLLIGNLQTSMESQRKKKEKNILKAIESIENWPLLKKLSVNLKQDIKKYLKHNWENKTTDAGIILHELPTNLKKSIERALGLELLMKVKAFKPIPQNELDDLSESIEMQLFREGDCIMHEGNTTNKMVFIMQGEVEVRSSLSEINPINVLQDGDLCGEEVTWDIFNAWSSELPKSTMTINALTGGLALVLPAHAVRYFLYELCYSLRRRIRHELCFDLLKKVKAFKPIGQNELDDLIDSIELLSFGKGEYIVHDGETINMMVFILQGKLDAHGSHSERNSSNVLKDGDLYGEEVTWDELPMSTMSIKALTRVTALVIRADIVRDFLHHLPEDLKRSIRHEFER, encoded by the exons ATGAG GTACAACGTAAGAGATGAAGAGAAAGGAGAAAGCGGAGAAAATTCGGAGGAAGAAACTGATGGGAAGCTAgatcaaaagattcaaaacaTAAGAACGCTTCATGAGAGTGTGAAGTGGATTAAGAAGATACTTATAGTTTTATTAGCCATTGAGATCTCATTAGTGGATCCTCTCTTCTTCCATATTCCCGTGATCAATGACCACCGGAAGTGTGTTCGCTTGGACAAAAAGCTGGGTACTGCAGTTATGGTTTTTCGTTCACTCATCGATTCCTTTTATGTGATTTATATCATTGCTCAACTTCATAAACATTTATTGGTGGCGCGTTCTAGAAAAGATCAAGATGAAGATCAGTACGCAAGGTTAGGGAAATATCTGTTCCTAATTGACTTTCTAGCTGTTCTTCCTCTACCACAG GTGGTTATATTGATCATCCCAGCAATGAGAGGCTCCAGGTTTTTGAATGCGATGTACTTGTTGAGAACTGTTGTCCTTTGCCAATTTGTGCCTAGGTCTTTTCGGGCATACCTTTTCATTTCTTCAGGCACTTTTGGAGAACCTGCAATGGCAAGAGTCAAGTTCAGTCCATTTGTCTTCATGCTAGGCATTGAT GTTATCGGAGCCTTATGGTACTTTCTCTCCATTGAGCGATTAGTGCAATGCTGGACCAAAGCCTGTGAAATTCATGTTGGGTGTGTCAACTCCTTTTACTGCAAGGACAGTATTGGAGACCATACCTCTCTGAAAGATTTTTGCCCCATAGGCACAGATTCCCGAAAGACCGAGTTCTTTGACTTTGGAATATTTAGTGATGCTCTTCTGACTCGTGTTGTGGAAACTACAAATTTTCCAAAGAAGTTGTTATACTGCTTCCAATGGAGTCTACAAAATCTTAG TGGCTTTGGTCAAAACCTCAAAACAAGCACCTATATCTCGGAAAACTTATTTGCAATATCAACGAGCATATTGGGTATGCTTTTGTTTTTACTTCTCATTGGAAACCTGCAG ACATCTATGGAGtctcaaagaaagaagaaagaaaaaaatatattgaaagcTATAGAGAGCATAGAGAATTGGCCGCTGCTCAAAAAGCTCTCTGTGAATCTCAAACAGGATATTAAAAAATACCTTAAACATAATTGGGAAAACAAAACCACCGATGCAGGTATTATTCTACATGAGCTTCCCACTAATCTCAAGAAGAGCATAGAGCGCGCCCTCGGCTTGGAATTATTGATGAAG GTAAAGGCGTTTAAACCCATTCCTCAAAATGAGTTGGATGATCTTTCTGAGTCTATTGAGATGCAGCTATTCAGAGAAGGTGATTGCATTATGCATGAGGGAAATACGACTAATAAGATGGTCTTTATCATGCAAGGAGAGGTAGAGGTCCGTAGTTCTCTCAGTGAAATAAACCCCATTAACGTCCTACAAGATGGTGACCTCTGTGGAGAAGAAGTTACGTGGGATATTTTTAATGCTTGGTCATCTGAGCTCCCCAAGTCAACTATGACTATTAACGCCCTCACGGGAGGTCTAGCCCTTGTTCTCCCAGCCCATGCGGTGAGATATTTTCTCTATGAACTTTGCTACTCCCTCCGGAGGAGGATAAGGCATGAACTTTGCTTTGATTTACTTAAGAAG GTAAAGGCGTTTAAACCCATTGGTCAAAATGAGCTAGATGATTTGATTGACTCTATTGAGCTGCTGTCATTTGGAAAAGGTGAATACATTGTGCATGATGGAGAGACAATTAATATGATGGTCTTCATCCTGCAAGGAAAGCTAGATGCCCATGGTTCTCACAGTGAAAGAAACTCATCTAATGTCCTAAAAGATGGTGACCTCTACGGAGAAGAAGTTACATGGGATGAGCTCCCCATGTCAACTATGTCTATTAAAGCCCTCACTAGAGTTACTGCCCTTGTTATCCGTGCCGATATAGTCAGAGATTTTCTCCATCACCTTCCTGAAGACCTCAAAAGGAGCATACGCCATGAATTCGAACGATGA
- the LOC119984538 gene encoding cyclic nucleotide-gated ion channel 1-like isoform X2, protein MRYNVRDEEKGESGENSEEETDGKLDQKIQNIRTLHESVKWIKKILIVLLAIEISLVDPLFFHIPVINDHRKCVRLDKKLGTAVMVFRSLIDSFYVIYIIAQLHKHLLVARSRKDQDEDQYARLGKYLFLIDFLAVLPLPQVVILIIPAMRGSRFLNAMYLLRTVVLCQFVPRSFRAYLFISSGTFGEPAMARVKFSPFVFMLGIDVIGALWYFLSIERLVQCWTKACEIHVGCVNSFYCKDSIGDHTSLKDFCPIGTDSRKTEFFDFGIFSDALLTRVVETTNFPKKLLYCFQWSLQNLSGFGQNLKTSTYISENLFAISTSILGIILHELPTNLKKSIERALGLELLMKVKAFKPIPQNELDDLSESIEMQLFREGDCIMHEGNTTNKMVFIMQGEVEVRSSLSEINPINVLQDGDLCGEEVTWDIFNAWSSELPKSTMTINALTGGLALVLPAHAVRYFLYELCYSLRRRIRHELCFDLLKKVKAFKPIGQNELDDLIDSIELLSFGKGEYIVHDGETINMMVFILQGKLDAHGSHSERNSSNVLKDGDLYGEEVTWDELPMSTMSIKALTRVTALVIRADIVRDFLHHLPEDLKRSIRHEFER, encoded by the exons ATGAG GTACAACGTAAGAGATGAAGAGAAAGGAGAAAGCGGAGAAAATTCGGAGGAAGAAACTGATGGGAAGCTAgatcaaaagattcaaaacaTAAGAACGCTTCATGAGAGTGTGAAGTGGATTAAGAAGATACTTATAGTTTTATTAGCCATTGAGATCTCATTAGTGGATCCTCTCTTCTTCCATATTCCCGTGATCAATGACCACCGGAAGTGTGTTCGCTTGGACAAAAAGCTGGGTACTGCAGTTATGGTTTTTCGTTCACTCATCGATTCCTTTTATGTGATTTATATCATTGCTCAACTTCATAAACATTTATTGGTGGCGCGTTCTAGAAAAGATCAAGATGAAGATCAGTACGCAAGGTTAGGGAAATATCTGTTCCTAATTGACTTTCTAGCTGTTCTTCCTCTACCACAG GTGGTTATATTGATCATCCCAGCAATGAGAGGCTCCAGGTTTTTGAATGCGATGTACTTGTTGAGAACTGTTGTCCTTTGCCAATTTGTGCCTAGGTCTTTTCGGGCATACCTTTTCATTTCTTCAGGCACTTTTGGAGAACCTGCAATGGCAAGAGTCAAGTTCAGTCCATTTGTCTTCATGCTAGGCATTGAT GTTATCGGAGCCTTATGGTACTTTCTCTCCATTGAGCGATTAGTGCAATGCTGGACCAAAGCCTGTGAAATTCATGTTGGGTGTGTCAACTCCTTTTACTGCAAGGACAGTATTGGAGACCATACCTCTCTGAAAGATTTTTGCCCCATAGGCACAGATTCCCGAAAGACCGAGTTCTTTGACTTTGGAATATTTAGTGATGCTCTTCTGACTCGTGTTGTGGAAACTACAAATTTTCCAAAGAAGTTGTTATACTGCTTCCAATGGAGTCTACAAAATCTTAG TGGCTTTGGTCAAAACCTCAAAACAAGCACCTATATCTCGGAAAACTTATTTGCAATATCAACGAGCATATTGG GTATTATTCTACATGAGCTTCCCACTAATCTCAAGAAGAGCATAGAGCGCGCCCTCGGCTTGGAATTATTGATGAAG GTAAAGGCGTTTAAACCCATTCCTCAAAATGAGTTGGATGATCTTTCTGAGTCTATTGAGATGCAGCTATTCAGAGAAGGTGATTGCATTATGCATGAGGGAAATACGACTAATAAGATGGTCTTTATCATGCAAGGAGAGGTAGAGGTCCGTAGTTCTCTCAGTGAAATAAACCCCATTAACGTCCTACAAGATGGTGACCTCTGTGGAGAAGAAGTTACGTGGGATATTTTTAATGCTTGGTCATCTGAGCTCCCCAAGTCAACTATGACTATTAACGCCCTCACGGGAGGTCTAGCCCTTGTTCTCCCAGCCCATGCGGTGAGATATTTTCTCTATGAACTTTGCTACTCCCTCCGGAGGAGGATAAGGCATGAACTTTGCTTTGATTTACTTAAGAAG GTAAAGGCGTTTAAACCCATTGGTCAAAATGAGCTAGATGATTTGATTGACTCTATTGAGCTGCTGTCATTTGGAAAAGGTGAATACATTGTGCATGATGGAGAGACAATTAATATGATGGTCTTCATCCTGCAAGGAAAGCTAGATGCCCATGGTTCTCACAGTGAAAGAAACTCATCTAATGTCCTAAAAGATGGTGACCTCTACGGAGAAGAAGTTACATGGGATGAGCTCCCCATGTCAACTATGTCTATTAAAGCCCTCACTAGAGTTACTGCCCTTGTTATCCGTGCCGATATAGTCAGAGATTTTCTCCATCACCTTCCTGAAGACCTCAAAAGGAGCATACGCCATGAATTCGAACGATGA
- the LOC119983706 gene encoding uncharacterized protein LOC119983706, whose translation MTAVAAKRSVWPPEQRPITTCRHRLLILSQIHHEAMSIHLTKFTDPTDFGVDLATRPHQWTPLREEHLAQPFVDRNDHRKTETHIEVKRWVFNQEEVNNEGCEW comes from the exons ATGACCGCCGTTGCCGCCAAAAGAAGCGTCTGGCCCCCAGAGCAACGCCCAATCACCACTTGCCGTCAccggttgttgattttgtcgcAAATCCACCATGAAGCCATGAGTATCCATCTAACAAAATTCACAGATCCGACTGATTTCGGTGTCGATTTGGCAACCCGACCTcaccaatggactcccctacgtgaggagcacctagcccagcccTTCGTCGACCGAAACGACCATCGAAAAACGGAGACCCACATCGAAG TGAAGAGATGGGTTTTCAATCAAGAGGAGGTCAATAACGAAGGATGCGAATGGTGA
- the LOC119983821 gene encoding uncharacterized protein LOC119983821 gives MKVSIGRPTKKRRREHDEPKTSSRLRRRYPKIKCGKCGGLGHNKRGCHNPAISQPPNVNVNVDIESAVGRRGTKGRGRGRGGRKVGPMRGGGIGRSSTTNTDAVSIDADRVNSGNVFRSKMPMKRSMMRGGGSGGGIVMTESHTMPMDLSFGGSCSPGKRTKSSARRMPNTILTIQGATSKARYTTMLNATQESITKARR, from the exons ATGAAAGTATCTATTGGAAGACCAACaaaaaagagaaggagagaacaCGATGAGCCTAAGACAAGCAGTCGACTAAGACGAAGGTATCCGAAGATAAAATGTGGCAAATGTGGAGGACTAGGGCACAACAAAAGAGGATGTCATAATCCTGCAATATCTCAG CCACCCAATGTGAATGTTAATGTCGACATAGAAAGTGCAGTTGGAAGAAGGGGTACTAAGGGAAGAGGTCGTGGTAGAGGTGGTAGAAAGGTTGGTCCAATGAGAGGAGGTGGCATTGGTAGGTCTTCTACTACTAATACTGATGCAGTGAGTATTGATGCGGATCGAGTCAACAGTGGCAATGTCTTTCGATCAAAGATGCCCATGAAAAGATCTATGATGCGAGGGGGTGGAAGTGGTGGTGGAATTGTCATGACCGAGAGCCATACAATGCCAATGGATTTGAGTTTTGGTGGATCATGCAGCCctggaaaaagaacaaaatcaagTGCCAGGAGGATGCCAAACACTATTCTTACAATTCAAGGTGCAACATCCAAAGCTAGGTACACTACCATGCTGAATGCAACTCAGGAATCAATAACGAAAGCAAGGAGGTAG
- the LOC119983692 gene encoding putative cyclic nucleotide-gated ion channel 8: MRSNTSDVEEGKGTENLEEETDGKLVFNHIRLALGVMEMLRTIIVLFFVRIPVVLLAIEVSLLDPLFFYIPAINEWQKCVRLDKKLGISVMVFRSLVDSFYVNYIIAQLHKYCSVARSRFP; encoded by the exons ATGAG GTCCAACACAAGTGATGTAGAGGAAGGAAAAGGCACAGAAAACCTGGAGGAAGAAACAGATGGGAAGCTAGTGTTTAATCATATAAGATTGGCTCTTGGGGTTATGGAGATGTTAAGGACAATTATAGTGTTATTTTTTGTTAGGATACCTGTAGTGTTATTAGCCATTGAGGTCTCATTACTGGATCCTCTCTTCTTCTATATCCCCGCGATCAATGAGTGGCAAAAGTGTGTTCGCTTGGACAAAAAGCTGGGGATTTCAGTTATGGTTTTTCGTTCACTCGTCGATTCCTTTTATGTGAATTACATCATTGCTCAACTTCATAAATATTGCTCTGTGGCACGTTCTAGATTCCCGTGA